A window of the Leucothrix mucor DSM 2157 genome harbors these coding sequences:
- a CDS encoding type I polyketide synthase, whose product MNNKDKRIAIIGMACRLPGNIKSPEDYWHVLSEGKDVVTEVSSDRWGTDFYSHPDKNEPGKSYTFAAGVLDNIDLFDPAFFGISPREADQMDPQQRLLLELAWETLENAGVPAERIKGSECAVYVGIASNDYAHRRTDDLASLDAYTMTGNTASVASNRISYTFDLRGPSVSVDTACSSSLVAIHEACKSLWLDEAPVALCGGINMLVHPFPFVGFSKASMLSPTGRCRAFDASGDGYVRSEGAGMLLLKPLAQAEADGDRIHAVIVNSGVNCDGNTSGITVPGMETQSALLERVYRGTGVTADDLSYVEAHGTGTPVGDPLEATALGNALGKLRDTEKPLLIGSAKTNLGHLETASGMAGFLKATLSLKNKTIPSSLHFKAPNPNIDLQRLNLKVVTENTPLNQQIKPHYIGINSFGFGGANAHILLEEYKTPTSASQTAEAPEISASLILSSRTPEALKALAARYANQLQAIGSSRFYDIAYSARFKRSKFSNALALSGLAGEAAIDSLRNFADSGRSEHITTGEHLNNAKLAFVFTGNGCQWQGMGQSLYQDNAIFKNAFNSVDQILNSIAPDYSLTEALMQDEENSSLERTEVAQPLLFAIQVAIASVLETYGIEPEAVLGHSVGEVAAAWASGALSLEQATHVIYFRSQAQALTAGQGRMAAIGVSRELLTELLTQIDGVDSIEVAGENSPNALTIAGDLDDIERLGALLSSQGKFYRLLDLNYAFHSRKMNPIEDSVKTNLKSLTPLKESSSFISTVTGAPLSGTELGAEYWWKNIRHPVLFGKAIEHLIDDGYNVFVEIGPHPILRSYINESLKNKGTHGQALETLKRKQDSQKRLHTNALRIILSGCKIDEHKLFPVEGKHVELPSYPWQKERYWYPLTVEGYDLVNRRREHPLLGYRLKDSDITWENNLDTTELPYLADHVVDDAIIFPAAAYIEMALAASKLWMPEDSYQLEMVEIPAPIVFEPGQSKKVRFALDPKDGSFKISSRDRLSDDEWTQNAMGRLLGKSYKQQQDSIPEALATDFVNIVGAEEHYNLATTVGLSYGPAFQAVSDVKANTNQAIANLVLPSNLQAGIDAYLLHPSLLDSGFQVLVDICKQAIDQGERKALIPIQIGRLHLFGSSANHATKIQVDVIRQSQRSVIANFYLTDDNGLVLAELQNCRFRQLQFKKAMIEEITQYNYVAELQSQKKYWPATPDTSGFIGHVKKELVKNSDALKRPSHFREFSLLLDMMCVRYAFDAIQQLNLENSFTLDDLRRQLPEAQHPLLTKLTSMLENNDLLAVSDGLATLQDPSDFPEAISIWEHIVQQSPEYLPEVLLLSQCGEALPKVLSGELDSDKLLRADKSSLFEQMLEVGPNYRSFNQALSKAVLTSVANWPSTQRCRILLIASYPAQISYALLDELDNGQTDLVIASDNAANLSSIERTLDDRDWASAAVIDLNQLDSSTFTAPFDFICIAHLLHESDNLPETLSSLKSLMNEKAQLIILERSPDHVSDIMFGSQPDWWHENQPRLMEPSNWLTLLSSAGLDNTTSLNEPDALDFEGVFLLSATNPDTQTLITQQAVEQETWLVITGQQQEGFTQHLLQAITAESIHCTIACEGDSYREVSNDNYVFNTSSSDDLNRLLALQPFDRVLFLSGYGTEIDLLDPVCALQGLLLALESVPHPPQLSLLTKGGSVFSNTLNGVSFNPLAAPVWGLGRVVMNEYPDLHCRLIDIQCKQLSFGLMQSIINEITENTEETEVVITTEARYVLRMKRHIARQGTEPLIAPAAALDFKTPGSFKNLYWKALPEVSLQPDEIEIKPIAAGLNFRDVMYAMGLLSDEAVENGFAGATLGMEVAGTVVRTGSNVQEFNIGDEVLGFAPACFSSRVVTTTTATAHKPSAWSFEEAATIPTAFFTVYYAFSHLAQLQPGEKVLIHGASGGVGLAAIQLARHMGAVVFAAAGTSEKRAMVKHAGADYVMDSRSLAFAEEILRLTEGKGVDVILNSVYGEAVNRNLAILKPFGRLLELGKRDFYENSRIGLRPFRNNITYFGIDADQLLTERAELARRLFKELMELFHDGALHPLPYRVFDSSRIQDSFRYMQQSRQIGKVIINLSNPQATEQNFNSTKSALHLDPKANYLITGGLSGFGLRTAKWLAEKGALHLTLLGRKGVVTLEAKEAVSELQSSGITVYVPPCDVSDLKQLTKVMNELETTAPALRGIIHAATLFDDSLLRNLSRERLDKVLKPKALGAWNLHQLTQASSLEFFVLYSSATTLFGNPGQGNYVAANYMLESLVSHRRSLGLAASYAAWGAISDAGFLARNKDTQESLLSRLGGAALSADQAMKELEQLIISGDQGAAMINFDWKTINRAMPSAKSPKFTQQNNWLLLHGGSSGENEDFFTRIADLDDLEVIALIEELLTLEISNILRLPVEKIDTTCSIYDLGMDSLMGMELLMAIEEKFNAKIPLMSLTEGGSISKISEKIHAKLGGRDHDNDEVLEGLASKHGAELSEDAINEINHTTDD is encoded by the coding sequence TTGAACAACAAAGATAAAAGAATTGCGATTATCGGCATGGCTTGCCGACTTCCAGGCAACATAAAGTCTCCCGAAGATTACTGGCACGTATTGAGTGAAGGCAAGGATGTGGTTACTGAGGTAAGTAGTGACCGCTGGGGAACCGACTTTTACTCTCACCCTGACAAGAACGAGCCCGGTAAAAGCTACACGTTTGCGGCAGGTGTTTTAGATAACATTGATTTGTTTGACCCAGCATTCTTCGGCATTTCACCAAGAGAAGCCGACCAAATGGACCCACAACAGCGACTGCTATTAGAGCTAGCGTGGGAAACTTTAGAAAATGCCGGTGTTCCCGCTGAGCGCATCAAAGGCTCCGAATGTGCCGTCTATGTCGGTATTGCCAGCAATGACTATGCTCACAGAAGAACTGACGACTTAGCCTCGCTTGATGCTTACACCATGACCGGCAATACAGCGAGCGTGGCCTCAAACCGTATTTCCTACACTTTTGACCTTCGCGGTCCTTCTGTTTCGGTTGATACAGCCTGCTCTTCCTCATTGGTTGCAATTCATGAAGCGTGCAAGTCGCTGTGGTTGGATGAGGCTCCGGTCGCCCTATGTGGCGGCATTAACATGTTAGTTCATCCATTCCCTTTTGTCGGTTTTTCAAAGGCTTCGATGCTTTCTCCTACAGGTCGATGCCGTGCATTTGATGCATCAGGCGATGGCTATGTGCGCTCAGAAGGCGCGGGAATGCTACTGCTAAAGCCACTAGCCCAAGCGGAAGCAGATGGTGACCGCATCCATGCGGTGATTGTAAACTCTGGTGTCAATTGTGACGGTAATACGTCAGGTATTACAGTACCAGGCATGGAGACGCAAAGCGCTCTATTAGAGCGTGTCTACCGTGGAACTGGAGTAACTGCCGATGACTTAAGTTATGTAGAAGCTCATGGTACCGGCACTCCGGTTGGGGACCCTCTTGAAGCAACCGCTCTGGGTAATGCCCTAGGCAAACTACGCGATACAGAGAAGCCATTACTTATTGGTTCAGCGAAAACGAACCTAGGTCACCTCGAAACGGCCTCTGGCATGGCTGGGTTTCTAAAGGCAACGCTATCACTAAAAAACAAGACGATTCCCTCATCCTTACACTTCAAAGCGCCCAATCCGAATATCGATTTACAGCGACTTAACCTAAAGGTAGTAACGGAAAATACTCCTCTAAACCAACAAATTAAACCTCACTATATTGGGATTAATTCGTTTGGCTTTGGTGGGGCGAATGCCCACATTTTGCTGGAAGAATACAAGACTCCTACAAGCGCTTCCCAGACTGCAGAAGCACCAGAAATAAGTGCTTCGTTAATACTTTCTTCCCGTACGCCCGAGGCACTTAAGGCGCTAGCCGCTCGCTATGCTAATCAACTACAAGCAATAGGAAGTAGTCGCTTTTATGATATTGCATATTCAGCCAGATTTAAGCGGTCGAAGTTTTCAAATGCACTAGCTCTTTCAGGCCTTGCTGGTGAGGCAGCAATCGATAGCCTTCGGAACTTCGCTGATTCGGGACGATCCGAACACATCACCACCGGCGAGCATCTCAACAATGCAAAGCTGGCATTTGTGTTTACCGGTAACGGATGTCAGTGGCAAGGCATGGGCCAGTCCCTATATCAAGATAACGCTATATTCAAGAATGCTTTTAATAGCGTCGACCAGATACTAAACTCAATAGCACCAGACTATTCACTCACAGAAGCGCTGATGCAAGACGAGGAAAACTCATCACTTGAGCGAACTGAAGTTGCACAACCGCTACTGTTTGCCATTCAAGTAGCAATTGCTTCGGTGCTTGAGACTTACGGCATTGAACCTGAGGCTGTCCTTGGACACAGTGTTGGTGAAGTCGCCGCGGCTTGGGCATCTGGCGCATTAAGCTTAGAACAGGCAACGCACGTCATTTACTTCCGTAGCCAAGCCCAAGCGCTAACTGCAGGACAAGGCCGCATGGCCGCCATTGGGGTTAGCAGAGAGTTACTTACTGAACTTCTGACACAAATTGATGGTGTTGACTCCATTGAAGTTGCAGGTGAAAACAGCCCTAATGCCTTAACCATCGCAGGCGACCTTGATGATATAGAAAGGCTTGGCGCATTACTCAGCTCACAAGGAAAGTTTTACCGACTGCTCGACCTGAACTATGCTTTCCATAGCCGTAAAATGAACCCGATTGAAGACTCAGTCAAAACCAATCTAAAATCGCTGACGCCTCTGAAAGAGTCATCAAGCTTTATTTCTACCGTTACCGGCGCCCCACTTTCAGGTACTGAGCTGGGAGCAGAGTATTGGTGGAAAAACATTCGACACCCTGTGCTATTTGGCAAAGCCATTGAACACTTGATCGACGATGGTTACAACGTATTTGTCGAAATTGGCCCACACCCAATTCTACGCAGCTATATCAATGAATCGCTGAAAAACAAAGGCACTCATGGACAAGCGCTGGAAACGCTAAAGCGCAAACAAGATAGCCAGAAACGCCTGCATACCAATGCGCTCAGAATTATTCTAAGCGGCTGTAAAATTGATGAGCACAAACTGTTCCCAGTTGAAGGGAAGCATGTAGAGCTACCAAGTTACCCTTGGCAAAAAGAACGCTATTGGTACCCATTAACCGTCGAAGGCTATGACTTGGTTAACCGTCGTCGTGAGCACCCACTTCTGGGATATCGCTTAAAGGACAGCGATATTACTTGGGAGAACAACCTAGACACCACGGAACTCCCCTACTTGGCGGATCACGTGGTGGATGATGCCATTATCTTTCCGGCCGCTGCTTACATAGAGATGGCTTTGGCAGCCTCTAAGCTCTGGATGCCCGAAGACAGCTATCAGTTGGAAATGGTTGAAATACCGGCACCGATCGTATTTGAACCTGGACAATCAAAGAAAGTTCGCTTCGCTTTAGACCCTAAAGATGGCAGCTTTAAGATCAGCAGCAGAGATCGACTCAGCGACGATGAGTGGACTCAAAACGCGATGGGCCGCCTGCTAGGTAAAAGCTACAAACAACAGCAAGACTCTATTCCTGAAGCATTAGCTACTGACTTTGTCAATATCGTCGGTGCTGAGGAGCACTACAACCTAGCGACAACTGTGGGCCTAAGTTACGGCCCAGCATTTCAGGCGGTCAGTGATGTCAAAGCTAACACTAACCAAGCCATTGCTAACTTAGTACTACCATCTAATCTTCAAGCCGGTATAGATGCCTATTTACTGCACCCCTCACTGCTGGACTCTGGCTTTCAGGTTTTAGTCGACATTTGCAAGCAAGCAATAGATCAAGGTGAAAGAAAAGCGTTGATCCCAATTCAAATTGGTCGCTTGCATTTATTTGGCAGTAGCGCTAATCACGCAACAAAAATTCAGGTTGACGTGATACGCCAGAGTCAACGCTCAGTCATTGCAAACTTTTACCTGACAGATGATAACGGCCTTGTTCTTGCTGAACTTCAGAACTGCCGATTCCGTCAGCTTCAGTTCAAAAAAGCAATGATTGAGGAAATCACCCAATATAATTATGTGGCCGAATTGCAGTCACAGAAAAAGTATTGGCCAGCCACGCCTGACACCTCTGGCTTCATCGGCCATGTCAAAAAAGAACTAGTTAAAAACTCGGACGCTCTAAAGCGCCCAAGTCACTTTCGCGAGTTCTCATTATTATTAGACATGATGTGCGTCAGATATGCTTTTGATGCAATACAGCAACTAAACCTCGAAAACTCCTTCACTTTGGATGACTTGCGTCGGCAGCTTCCAGAGGCGCAACATCCACTGCTTACCAAGCTAACTTCAATGCTTGAGAACAATGACCTTTTAGCGGTATCGGATGGACTCGCTACACTGCAAGACCCAAGTGACTTTCCGGAAGCTATTAGCATTTGGGAGCATATTGTCCAACAATCTCCCGAGTACCTGCCTGAGGTTTTATTGTTGTCTCAATGCGGTGAAGCGCTCCCAAAAGTACTAAGTGGGGAGCTAGATAGCGACAAGCTCCTACGAGCAGACAAGAGCAGCCTGTTTGAACAGATGCTTGAGGTCGGTCCAAATTATCGCTCATTTAATCAGGCGCTGAGCAAGGCAGTTTTAACCTCTGTTGCTAATTGGCCAAGTACTCAGCGCTGCCGTATCCTATTGATTGCCAGCTATCCAGCACAGATCAGCTATGCTCTGCTTGATGAGCTAGATAATGGGCAAACTGATTTAGTCATTGCGAGTGATAATGCCGCCAACCTCAGCTCCATAGAGCGCACATTAGATGATCGTGACTGGGCAAGTGCAGCCGTTATTGATTTAAACCAACTGGACAGTAGCACCTTTACCGCTCCGTTTGACTTTATTTGTATCGCTCACTTACTTCACGAATCAGACAATTTGCCTGAGACGCTATCCAGCCTTAAATCGCTGATGAATGAGAAGGCCCAACTCATCATTCTCGAGCGCTCTCCAGACCATGTCAGTGACATTATGTTCGGCAGTCAGCCAGATTGGTGGCATGAAAACCAGCCACGATTAATGGAGCCAAGCAACTGGCTGACATTACTGAGCTCGGCTGGCCTTGATAATACAACTAGCTTGAACGAACCAGATGCGCTAGATTTTGAAGGTGTCTTCCTGTTAAGTGCGACGAACCCTGATACTCAAACATTGATCACCCAGCAAGCTGTCGAACAAGAAACTTGGCTGGTCATCACAGGACAACAGCAAGAAGGATTCACTCAGCACTTGTTGCAAGCTATCACAGCAGAATCAATTCACTGCACGATTGCTTGTGAGGGTGATTCCTACCGAGAGGTAAGCAATGACAACTATGTATTTAATACCTCATCAAGCGATGACTTAAATCGGCTACTAGCGCTCCAACCATTTGACCGAGTGCTTTTCCTAAGCGGATACGGCACCGAAATTGACCTACTTGACCCTGTTTGCGCCTTGCAAGGTTTATTGCTTGCATTGGAGTCAGTCCCTCACCCCCCCCAGCTAAGCCTGCTGACTAAAGGAGGCTCGGTATTTAGTAATACGTTAAATGGCGTTAGCTTCAACCCTCTGGCCGCGCCTGTTTGGGGCTTAGGCAGAGTGGTTATGAATGAATACCCAGACCTGCATTGCCGCCTTATAGACATTCAGTGTAAACAGCTGTCTTTCGGCTTAATGCAAAGCATTATTAATGAGATCACCGAGAATACAGAAGAAACTGAAGTAGTGATTACCACTGAAGCCCGCTATGTGCTTCGCATGAAACGTCATATTGCGCGTCAGGGTACAGAGCCTCTAATAGCTCCAGCAGCCGCTCTGGACTTTAAAACTCCGGGCTCATTTAAAAATTTATACTGGAAAGCGCTTCCTGAAGTATCCCTGCAACCTGATGAAATTGAGATAAAGCCAATTGCTGCTGGTCTTAACTTCAGAGATGTCATGTATGCCATGGGTCTATTATCGGATGAAGCCGTCGAAAATGGTTTTGCAGGTGCAACCTTAGGCATGGAAGTAGCCGGAACCGTCGTGAGAACTGGTAGCAACGTCCAAGAGTTCAACATCGGCGATGAAGTACTAGGCTTCGCCCCCGCCTGCTTCTCAAGCCGCGTAGTCACCACAACGACTGCTACAGCCCATAAACCAAGCGCCTGGAGCTTTGAAGAGGCAGCCACCATTCCGACAGCCTTTTTTACTGTTTACTATGCCTTTTCACACTTAGCTCAACTACAGCCTGGCGAGAAAGTGCTGATTCACGGTGCAAGTGGCGGCGTAGGTCTAGCGGCGATTCAACTGGCTCGACACATGGGAGCAGTAGTATTTGCAGCAGCAGGAACCAGCGAAAAGCGTGCGATGGTAAAACATGCCGGCGCTGACTATGTGATGGACTCCCGAAGCTTGGCATTTGCTGAGGAGATCCTCAGACTCACTGAAGGCAAAGGCGTTGATGTTATCCTAAACTCTGTTTATGGCGAGGCTGTCAATCGTAACCTAGCTATTTTGAAGCCATTTGGTCGCTTGCTTGAGCTTGGAAAACGCGACTTCTACGAAAACTCACGAATTGGACTAAGGCCGTTCCGTAACAATATTACCTACTTCGGAATTGATGCTGATCAATTGCTCACCGAGCGCGCTGAGTTGGCACGTCGATTGTTTAAAGAGTTAATGGAGCTATTCCATGATGGCGCACTTCACCCATTACCCTATCGCGTCTTTGACTCAAGCCGCATTCAGGACTCGTTCCGTTATATGCAGCAGTCCAGACAGATCGGTAAAGTCATCATTAACCTGTCTAACCCTCAAGCTACGGAGCAGAACTTTAACTCTACCAAGAGTGCTCTGCACTTAGATCCAAAAGCTAACTACCTTATTACCGGCGGGCTAAGCGGCTTTGGCTTGAGAACCGCAAAGTGGCTGGCTGAAAAAGGTGCTCTGCACCTAACCTTATTGGGTCGAAAAGGTGTTGTCACTCTAGAAGCTAAGGAAGCGGTCAGTGAGCTTCAGTCTAGCGGTATTACTGTATACGTTCCCCCTTGCGATGTGAGTGATCTGAAGCAACTGACAAAAGTGATGAATGAGCTTGAGACGACAGCACCGGCGTTGCGCGGCATTATCCACGCCGCTACCCTCTTTGATGATAGCTTGCTGCGAAACCTTAGCCGTGAAAGACTAGATAAAGTTCTCAAGCCCAAAGCACTCGGAGCTTGGAACCTGCACCAACTCACTCAAGCAAGTTCACTAGAGTTTTTTGTTCTCTACTCTTCTGCAACGACGTTATTTGGCAACCCTGGCCAAGGTAATTATGTAGCTGCAAACTATATGCTTGAAAGCCTAGTCAGTCACAGACGATCTCTGGGTCTTGCTGCCTCCTATGCTGCATGGGGCGCTATTTCAGATGCTGGTTTTCTGGCCCGTAACAAAGATACTCAAGAGTCTTTGCTGTCACGCCTTGGCGGAGCAGCGCTGAGCGCAGATCAAGCGATGAAAGAACTTGAGCAACTCATTATCAGCGGTGACCAAGGTGCTGCAATGATTAATTTCGACTGGAAAACAATCAACCGCGCGATGCCAAGTGCTAAATCACCAAAGTTTACTCAACAAAATAATTGGCTACTACTTCACGGTGGCAGTAGTGGTGAAAACGAGGACTTCTTTACCCGAATTGCCGATCTAGATGATCTGGAAGTAATCGCATTAATTGAAGAACTCTTAACCTTAGAGATCTCCAATATCTTACGCTTGCCCGTTGAAAAAATAGATACCACATGCTCCATCTATGACTTGGGAATGGACTCATTAATGGGCATGGAATTGCTAATGGCTATTGAAGAAAAATTCAATGCAAAAATTCCGCTGATGAGCCTTACCGAGGGTGGTAGCATTAGTAAAATTTCAGAAAAGATTCATGCTAAACTGGGCGGAAGAGATCATGATAACGATGAAGTTCTGGAAGGCTTAGCCTCTAAACATGGAGCTGAGTTATCTGAAGATGCAATCAACGAGATAAATCACACAACTGATGACTAA
- a CDS encoding glycosyltransferase family 29 protein has product MQAIARVYYWAAQLRRSRGAYDKTTLSFFRKAYEILDCPTYCLAHARLYRDINGSIDETLLTALQTALIKTQVESQRYAIETLISESLHQRTGLVINKNKTSPNRTQPTCSKELLEINDMQAQWREELTDFIYQKIVAVVGNSACLRNSNLGKKIDQQDIVCRFNRYPRHASHAPDTGQRIDIWITSPEVLNEQLVLPESVRWIIISGGDVRFTLRNWSGCHDYLKQQKRIITIPIKCWSNLVQQLKAPPSAGLLWTNYLISLGLPGKNIQLYGFGKNNTRSKQYHIISPQYKASKRHAWQDESTVIKDLKRQGKITTTQTMTLGVFTRGLARNTYIKKHLQTNDVILVPNKEKASSLDIIVGWGRKKNTQKAKLYAEQNYIQYASVEDGFIHSMSQGRLGASSWSLVIDKTGLFYDATQTSDLEQLINASSLSEQQYSRARTCLKLITDHHITKYNNAKLQLPESLQRYTLPILVIDQVDGDTSIPYALASKDNFEQMLAAAISENPDSDILIKTHPDVMAGKRKGCLTLNTPLPSNVHLLSDNINSLVLMKQVKKVYVVSSQTGFEALLLNKPVVCFGAPFYAGWGLTDDRLPTDLPVFQRRSARPDLLTLFHATHIQYSRYLDPISQRPCELEAVLNYVKLQYKHYQKNTGKLFCFGFPLWKKRFVPYYLKSPDNEIHFIRNEAQAQKLGCDESSRILIWSSRHEAAAKKIVDKTSAKLIKIEDGFLRSINLGSNYAPPSSLVFDSRGIYFDPNQPSDLEHILLYHQFDEALITRAKNLRTQITALEISKYNVGTRQSENLFHCPEGKTVILIPGQVADDASIKLGCKDIKENLGLIKLVRQRNPDAYIAYKPHPDVVSKNRKGELSWNAIESYCDQIVYNTSITDCLKQADEVHTLTSLVGFEALMRELPVYCYGLPFYAGWGLTQDEHTIPRRNRQLTLDALVAGTLIVYPRYFDWTSRSFTTPERLTDELHLRKTNHTPSKTLQDNALVQKIDCFLNLIKAVISPSFK; this is encoded by the coding sequence ATGCAAGCAATCGCTCGGGTCTACTATTGGGCAGCACAACTCCGTCGGAGCCGTGGGGCTTACGATAAAACTACACTTTCGTTTTTCAGAAAAGCATATGAAATACTAGACTGTCCTACCTATTGTTTAGCACACGCTAGACTATATCGAGATATAAACGGAAGCATTGATGAGACACTTCTCACTGCACTGCAAACAGCGCTAATAAAGACTCAAGTTGAAAGTCAAAGATACGCAATTGAGACTTTAATATCCGAATCGCTTCATCAAAGAACAGGTTTGGTAATCAATAAAAACAAGACCTCCCCCAACCGCACTCAACCAACTTGCTCAAAAGAACTTTTAGAGATAAATGACATGCAAGCTCAGTGGAGGGAGGAGTTAACTGATTTCATATACCAAAAAATAGTCGCAGTCGTCGGAAACTCTGCATGCCTCCGCAACTCCAATCTTGGTAAAAAAATAGACCAGCAAGACATAGTTTGCCGCTTCAATCGTTATCCCAGACATGCATCCCACGCCCCAGACACGGGCCAACGCATTGATATTTGGATAACGTCGCCAGAAGTTCTTAATGAACAGCTAGTACTCCCAGAGTCAGTCCGGTGGATCATCATTTCAGGCGGAGATGTTCGCTTTACTCTTCGCAATTGGTCGGGCTGCCATGACTACTTAAAGCAACAAAAGCGCATCATCACAATTCCGATAAAATGCTGGAGCAATCTAGTTCAACAACTAAAAGCTCCACCAAGTGCAGGGCTACTCTGGACTAATTATCTGATTTCTTTAGGCCTGCCGGGGAAAAATATTCAACTTTATGGCTTTGGAAAAAACAATACTCGTAGTAAGCAATACCATATTATATCACCCCAGTATAAGGCATCTAAACGACATGCTTGGCAGGATGAAAGCACAGTTATCAAAGATCTCAAGCGTCAAGGAAAAATTACAACTACTCAAACAATGACCCTCGGTGTATTTACCCGAGGCCTTGCTAGAAACACTTATATCAAAAAACACCTCCAAACTAACGATGTAATTTTAGTCCCTAATAAAGAAAAGGCTAGTTCCCTTGATATTATTGTAGGCTGGGGACGAAAAAAGAATACTCAGAAAGCTAAACTGTATGCGGAACAAAATTACATCCAATATGCTTCGGTTGAAGATGGCTTCATACACTCCATGAGCCAAGGACGACTTGGTGCCAGCTCTTGGTCCTTAGTTATCGATAAAACAGGCTTATTTTATGATGCTACTCAGACCTCGGACCTTGAGCAGTTAATTAACGCAAGCTCACTTAGCGAGCAACAATACTCACGGGCACGTACTTGCCTAAAACTGATTACAGACCATCACATCACCAAATACAACAATGCAAAACTGCAATTACCAGAGTCACTGCAGCGCTACACACTTCCAATATTAGTTATCGACCAAGTAGATGGTGACACTTCAATACCATACGCCTTAGCAAGCAAAGATAACTTTGAGCAAATGCTGGCTGCAGCAATTTCAGAAAACCCAGACTCAGACATCCTGATCAAAACACATCCTGATGTCATGGCAGGAAAACGAAAAGGTTGCTTAACACTCAATACTCCCTTGCCCTCTAATGTTCACTTACTCAGCGACAACATTAACTCTTTAGTGCTAATGAAGCAGGTCAAGAAAGTGTATGTTGTATCCTCACAAACTGGCTTTGAAGCCCTACTACTGAATAAGCCAGTCGTGTGCTTTGGCGCCCCATTTTATGCAGGCTGGGGATTGACCGATGACAGACTACCTACAGACCTTCCTGTTTTTCAGCGACGCTCAGCACGCCCTGACCTACTAACACTATTTCATGCAACTCATATTCAATATTCGCGCTACTTAGACCCAATCTCGCAAAGGCCTTGTGAGCTGGAAGCAGTACTAAACTACGTAAAACTTCAATACAAGCATTATCAGAAGAATACCGGAAAACTTTTTTGCTTTGGCTTTCCGCTCTGGAAAAAACGGTTTGTACCTTACTATCTAAAAAGTCCAGATAATGAAATCCACTTTATTAGAAATGAAGCACAAGCTCAGAAGCTTGGCTGTGATGAAAGTAGCAGAATATTGATCTGGTCTTCACGACATGAAGCTGCTGCAAAGAAAATAGTCGACAAAACCTCAGCCAAACTCATTAAGATTGAAGATGGCTTTCTCCGCTCAATTAATTTGGGATCGAATTACGCGCCGCCTTCCTCACTAGTATTTGACTCACGGGGGATATACTTTGACCCTAACCAACCATCAGATTTAGAACACATTCTGCTCTACCACCAGTTTGATGAAGCATTAATTACGCGTGCTAAAAACCTTAGAACTCAGATTACTGCCTTAGAAATAAGTAAATATAATGTCGGCACAAGACAGTCAGAGAACTTATTCCATTGCCCCGAAGGAAAAACCGTCATACTCATTCCGGGACAAGTCGCAGATGATGCATCTATTAAACTGGGTTGCAAGGATATAAAGGAGAACCTAGGCCTTATCAAACTTGTCCGGCAGCGCAACCCCGACGCTTACATTGCTTACAAGCCTCACCCAGACGTAGTCAGTAAAAACCGCAAAGGTGAACTGAGTTGGAACGCAATAGAATCTTATTGCGACCAGATAGTCTACAACACAAGCATTACAGACTGCTTAAAGCAAGCTGATGAAGTTCATACGTTGACATCCTTGGTGGGCTTTGAAGCACTAATGCGAGAGCTACCGGTATACTGCTATGGCTTACCGTTTTATGCTGGCTGGGGCCTAACTCAAGATGAGCATACAATCCCTAGACGTAATAGACAACTTACTCTAGATGCATTGGTGGCGGGAACACTCATTGTGTATCCACGCTACTTTGACTGGACATCACGCTCGTTTACGACACCAGAAAGGCTGACAGATGAGCTACACCTTCGAAAAACAAACCACACACCCTCAAAAACCCTACAAGATAACGCCTTAGTTCAAAAAATTGATTGTTTTCTAAACTTAATCAAGGCAGTCATTTCACCATCATTCAAATGA